In the Gallaecimonas pentaromativorans genome, one interval contains:
- a CDS encoding lytic transglycosylase domain-containing protein, translating into MDLPPPSDVPVQELRLCVAKAALDFKLASSLLYAIIKAEGGKKGSMNVNTNGTLDLGVAQINSIHLPQMQRYYPHLTLQKLATDTCTNVHVAARLFRSHLDQTGGDIWEAVGRYHSKTDKYKEKYQQRVVSYWLEFSKAKR; encoded by the coding sequence ATGGATCTGCCACCACCCTCCGACGTTCCCGTTCAAGAGCTCAGGCTTTGTGTGGCCAAGGCCGCTTTGGATTTCAAGCTGGCCAGTTCCCTGCTTTACGCCATCATCAAGGCCGAAGGCGGCAAAAAAGGCAGCATGAACGTCAACACCAATGGCACCCTCGACCTTGGCGTCGCCCAGATAAACTCTATCCACCTGCCCCAGATGCAGCGCTACTACCCGCACCTGACCTTGCAAAAGCTGGCCACTGACACCTGCACCAACGTCCATGTAGCAGCCCGGCTGTTTCGCAGCCATCTCGACCAAACCGGCGGCGATATCTGGGAAGCGGTGGGCCGCTACCATTCCAAAACCGACAAATACAAAGAGAAGTACCAGCAGCGGGTGGTGAGTTACTGGCTGGAGTTCTCCAAGGCCAAACGCTGA
- a CDS encoding methylated-DNA--[protein]-cysteine S-methyltransferase, translating to MKAHLSLDTPLGALHLVAEAGALIGAWFDGQKHFPVADDWQSAGQEPVLQEAASQLGAFFTGRLTHFSLPLAPRGTDFQRQVRQALQQIPFGQTCSYGELARDLGKPSAVRAVAAANGRNPLSVIVPCHRVVGSNGALTGYAGGLERKAWLLALEQKGR from the coding sequence ATGAAAGCCCACCTGAGTCTCGACACTCCCTTAGGAGCACTGCACCTTGTCGCCGAAGCGGGCGCCCTGATTGGCGCCTGGTTTGACGGCCAAAAACACTTCCCGGTGGCGGACGATTGGCAAAGCGCCGGGCAAGAGCCCGTGTTACAAGAAGCGGCCAGCCAGCTTGGCGCCTTTTTTACCGGCCGTCTTACCCACTTCAGCCTGCCGCTGGCGCCGCGCGGCACCGACTTCCAGCGCCAGGTTCGGCAGGCCTTACAACAAATCCCTTTCGGCCAAACCTGCAGCTATGGCGAACTGGCCAGGGATCTGGGTAAACCCAGCGCGGTGCGGGCGGTGGCGGCGGCCAATGGCCGCAACCCTTTGTCGGTGATTGTGCCTTGCCACCGGGTAGTGGGCAGCAATGGCGCCCTTACCGGTTACGCCGGCGGCCTGGAGCGAAAGGCCTGGCTGTTGGCACTGGAGCAAAAAGGCCGCTAA
- a CDS encoding tryptophan 2,3-dioxygenase family protein, whose protein sequence is MRKNLNACYYSDYLQLNKLLDAQAMESEKHGNPAHDEMLFIVTHQAYELWFKQLLHELRSVMALFAGPVLDDNALATVVHRLKRFTAIQKLINDQIGVLETMSPQDFLEFRDYLVPASGFQSVQFKELEILLGLRRTQRTQADRDFFYSRLNDKDRNYLLGLEQQETLSEQLDRWLSRLPLLDFEDFAFWEHYRKGASEMLDSDETIIRTTFDGKERDNQLAELAATRDRFMALFDDSHYQQLLKEGQLNFSHDALMSALFINLYRDEPLFQLPFQLLTTLMEIDELFTAWRYRHVLMVQRMLGSKIGTGGSSGSDYLRRNTEANRLFTDLYAISTYLLPKHALPVLPAKVKKRLGFSLGGE, encoded by the coding sequence ATGCGCAAAAATCTCAATGCCTGCTATTACAGCGACTACCTGCAGCTCAATAAACTGCTGGACGCCCAGGCCATGGAGAGCGAAAAACATGGCAACCCTGCCCATGATGAAATGCTCTTTATCGTTACCCACCAAGCTTATGAGCTGTGGTTCAAGCAGCTGCTCCATGAACTGCGCTCGGTGATGGCGCTCTTTGCCGGGCCGGTCTTAGACGACAACGCCCTGGCCACCGTGGTGCATCGGCTCAAGCGTTTTACTGCCATTCAAAAGCTCATCAATGACCAAATTGGGGTGCTGGAGACCATGTCGCCCCAGGACTTCCTGGAATTTCGAGACTACCTGGTACCCGCTTCTGGCTTTCAGTCGGTGCAGTTTAAAGAGCTGGAAATTCTGCTTGGGCTGCGCCGCACCCAGCGTACCCAGGCCGACCGGGATTTCTTCTACTCGCGCCTTAACGATAAGGACCGCAACTACCTGCTGGGCCTGGAGCAGCAGGAGACCCTGAGCGAGCAGCTGGACCGCTGGCTGTCGCGTCTGCCGCTGCTGGATTTTGAAGATTTCGCCTTTTGGGAGCACTACCGCAAAGGCGCCAGCGAGATGCTGGACTCTGACGAGACCATTATCCGTACCACTTTTGACGGCAAGGAACGCGATAACCAACTGGCAGAGCTGGCCGCCACCCGCGACCGCTTTATGGCCCTTTTTGACGACAGCCACTACCAGCAACTGTTAAAGGAAGGGCAGCTCAATTTCAGCCACGACGCCCTGATGTCGGCGCTCTTTATCAACCTCTACCGGGACGAGCCCCTTTTTCAATTGCCCTTCCAACTGCTGACCACCCTGATGGAAATCGACGAGCTGTTCACTGCCTGGCGTTACCGCCATGTGCTGATGGTGCAGCGGATGCTGGGCTCGAAGATTGGCACCGGCGGCTCCAGCGGTTCGGACTACCTGCGCCGCAACACCGAAGCCAACCGGCTCTTTACCGACCTCTATGCCATCTCTACCTATCTGTTGCCCAAACATGCGCTGCCGGTGCTGCCGGCGAAGGTGAAAAAGCGCTTGGGCTTTAGCCTTGGCGGCGAATGA
- a CDS encoding pyridoxal-phosphate-dependent aminotransferase family protein, producing the protein MSFHSFIPPRRTLMGPGPSDVYPNVLAALSRPTLGHLDPLFIGMMDELKALLQYAFQTRNPMTLAISAPGSAGMEACFVNLVEPGEKVIVCRNGVFGGRMLENIKRLGAEAVVVDTPWGRAVELDKVKAAISAHPDAKFLAFVHAETSTGALSDAKALCAMAREAGMLSIVDAVTSLGGVPVKVDEWGIDAIYSGSQKCLSCVPGLSPVSFSPAAVEKIKNRRSPVQSWFLDQSLVMGYWEGAGKRSYHHTAPVNALYALHEALVQLHSEGLEQSWQRHRQMHERLAEGLGALGLDFIVPQGERLPQLNTVTIPQGIDDAAVRATLLNDYNLEIGAGLGDFAGKAWRIGLMGYGARRENVTLCLAALAEVLNK; encoded by the coding sequence ATGAGCTTTCACTCTTTTATTCCGCCACGTCGTACCCTGATGGGCCCAGGCCCCTCGGATGTTTACCCCAATGTGCTGGCCGCCCTGAGCCGCCCTACCCTCGGCCACCTCGACCCACTGTTCATCGGCATGATGGATGAACTCAAAGCTTTGCTCCAATACGCCTTTCAGACCCGTAACCCCATGACCCTGGCTATCTCCGCTCCCGGCAGTGCCGGCATGGAGGCCTGTTTTGTCAATCTGGTCGAGCCCGGCGAAAAGGTGATTGTCTGCCGCAATGGCGTCTTTGGCGGGCGCATGTTGGAGAACATCAAGCGCCTTGGCGCCGAGGCGGTGGTGGTCGATACCCCCTGGGGCCGGGCCGTGGAGCTCGATAAGGTCAAAGCAGCCATCAGCGCCCACCCCGACGCCAAGTTTCTGGCCTTTGTCCATGCCGAAACCTCCACCGGCGCCCTTAGTGACGCCAAGGCGCTGTGTGCCATGGCCCGCGAAGCCGGCATGCTCAGCATTGTCGATGCCGTTACCTCCCTTGGCGGGGTGCCGGTCAAGGTAGACGAATGGGGCATCGACGCCATTTATTCGGGCAGCCAAAAGTGTTTGTCCTGCGTGCCGGGGTTATCGCCGGTGAGCTTTAGCCCGGCAGCGGTCGAGAAGATAAAAAACCGGCGAAGCCCGGTGCAAAGCTGGTTTTTAGACCAAAGCCTGGTGATGGGGTATTGGGAAGGGGCCGGCAAACGCAGCTACCACCACACGGCGCCCGTCAACGCCCTCTACGCCCTGCACGAAGCGCTGGTGCAGCTGCACAGCGAAGGGCTGGAGCAAAGCTGGCAGCGCCATCGCCAAATGCACGAGCGGCTGGCCGAAGGCCTCGGCGCTTTGGGCCTTGATTTTATCGTGCCCCAAGGCGAGCGCCTGCCCCAGCTCAATACGGTGACCATCCCTCAAGGGATTGACGACGCCGCCGTGCGCGCCACGCTTCTAAATGACTACAACCTGGAAATTGGCGCTGGCCTTGGTGATTTTGCCGGCAAAGCCTGGCGTATTGGCCTGATGGGCTACGGCGCCCGGCGCGAGAACGTCACCCTTTGCTTGGCCGCCCTGGCCGAGGTGCTGAACAAATAA
- a CDS encoding Ada metal-binding domain-containing protein translates to MQLNDDACYQALISRDSRFDGRFFAGVLSTGIYCRPVCPARKPLAENCRYFSNAAAAEAAGFRPCLKCRPELAPGQAWSDGAAMVARRAEEAIRAGDFQDLTTLAERLGVTDRHLRRAFANRFGVSPVAYAQTQRLLLAKKLLAETTLPVVDIAMAAGFGSLRRMNSLFAERYQLTPSKLRRQAEAPAAELTCRLAFRPPLDWQATLAFLKNRAITGVEKIEANEYWRTVRLDYQGKMHQGWLKVALAGSELTVTLSNSLIKAVPPVLSALRHLFDLDADPAEVTANLGPLVNNPGLRALGAFDGFEMAIRAILGQQITVAAARTLAGRLAALGSPCPDAPEGLSHCFPTPAQVAALSQEQLGQMGVIRSRSRAMLALASAVTEGLELSPSADIDEITAKLESLPGIGPWTASYIAMRALHWPDAWPVNDHGLKAATGLESPKALAHYMSAFSPWRAYATQHLWSQL, encoded by the coding sequence ATGCAACTTAACGATGACGCCTGCTACCAGGCCCTTATCAGCCGCGACAGTCGCTTTGATGGCCGCTTTTTTGCCGGCGTACTCAGCACCGGCATTTATTGCCGCCCTGTCTGCCCGGCCCGCAAACCCCTTGCCGAGAACTGCCGTTATTTCAGCAATGCCGCTGCCGCCGAGGCCGCCGGTTTTCGCCCCTGCCTAAAATGTCGCCCCGAGCTGGCGCCAGGCCAGGCCTGGAGCGACGGCGCTGCCATGGTGGCCCGCCGCGCCGAAGAGGCTATCCGGGCTGGCGATTTTCAGGACTTAACCACCCTGGCCGAGCGCCTTGGGGTCACAGACCGGCACCTTCGCCGCGCCTTTGCCAACCGCTTTGGGGTCTCCCCCGTTGCCTACGCCCAAACCCAGCGGCTACTGCTGGCTAAAAAACTGCTGGCCGAAACCACCTTGCCGGTGGTGGATATTGCCATGGCCGCCGGCTTTGGCAGCTTGCGGCGCATGAACAGCCTCTTTGCCGAGCGCTACCAGCTCACGCCCTCCAAGCTTCGCCGCCAAGCCGAAGCGCCGGCGGCCGAGCTTACTTGCCGTCTGGCGTTCAGGCCGCCTCTCGATTGGCAGGCAACACTGGCCTTTTTAAAAAATCGCGCCATCACTGGCGTCGAGAAAATCGAAGCCAATGAGTACTGGCGCACGGTGCGCCTCGATTACCAAGGCAAGATGCACCAAGGCTGGCTGAAGGTGGCGTTGGCTGGCAGCGAACTCACCGTTACCCTCAGCAACTCCTTGATTAAAGCGGTGCCGCCGGTGCTGAGCGCCCTTCGTCACTTGTTCGATCTCGACGCCGATCCGGCCGAAGTGACGGCCAACCTTGGGCCATTGGTTAACAACCCGGGGTTACGCGCCCTCGGGGCCTTTGACGGCTTTGAAATGGCCATACGCGCCATCCTAGGCCAGCAAATCACGGTAGCAGCGGCCAGGACCCTGGCCGGTAGGCTGGCCGCCCTGGGGAGCCCCTGCCCGGATGCACCAGAGGGGCTGAGCCATTGCTTTCCAACGCCGGCGCAAGTGGCGGCATTAAGCCAAGAGCAGTTGGGGCAGATGGGGGTTATCCGCTCGCGAAGCCGCGCCATGCTGGCCTTGGCGAGCGCTGTGACGGAGGGTCTTGAGTTATCGCCTTCGGCCGACATCGACGAGATAACAGCCAAGCTTGAAAGCCTGCCCGGCATCGGCCCTTGGACAGCGAGCTATATCGCCATGCGCGCCTTGCATTGGCCTGACGCCTGGCCTGTGAACGACCACGGCCTCAAAGCCGCCACCGGCCTTGAGAGTCCCAAGGCCCTCGCCCACTACATGAGCGCCTTCAGCCCCTGGCGAGCCTACGCCACCCAGCATTTGTGGAGTCAGTTATGA
- a CDS encoding RluA family pseudouridine synthase, whose translation MQPLVYRPPQDPLAVLFEDKHLLVVDKPSGLLSVPGREEAHKDSVVSRVRVRHPQAEAVHRLDMDTSGILVLALSKEAERNLKNQFQQRQTHKGYQALIWGCPEALSGKVELPLVCDWPNRPRQMVSFEHGKHALTHYKVTEQQGSISRVEMTPVTGRSHQLRVHMQALGCPIIGDRFYAEGEALAAAERLMLHAHWLQIQHPVSTDKLKLVAPLPF comes from the coding sequence ATGCAGCCCCTCGTTTATCGCCCCCCACAAGATCCCTTAGCCGTCCTGTTTGAGGACAAGCACCTGTTGGTGGTGGACAAACCCTCGGGGCTGCTGTCGGTGCCGGGGCGCGAGGAAGCGCATAAAGACTCGGTGGTCAGCCGGGTAAGAGTGCGCCACCCCCAGGCCGAGGCCGTGCATCGCCTGGACATGGACACCTCCGGCATCCTGGTGCTGGCCCTTAGTAAAGAAGCCGAACGCAACCTTAAAAACCAGTTTCAGCAGCGCCAGACCCACAAGGGTTACCAGGCGCTCATTTGGGGTTGCCCCGAGGCGCTGTCGGGCAAGGTGGAGCTGCCGCTGGTGTGCGACTGGCCCAACAGGCCCCGGCAAATGGTGTCCTTTGAGCACGGCAAACACGCCCTCACCCATTACAAGGTGACCGAGCAGCAAGGCAGTATCAGCCGGGTGGAGATGACCCCGGTAACGGGCCGCTCCCATCAGCTGCGGGTGCATATGCAGGCGCTGGGCTGCCCCATTATCGGCGACCGCTTTTACGCCGAAGGCGAGGCCTTGGCGGCGGCCGAACGGCTGATGCTCCATGCCCATTGGCTGCAGATCCAGCATCCGGTGAGCACCGACAAACTTAAGCTGGTGGCGCCGCTGCCGTTCTAG
- a CDS encoding LysE family translocator yields the protein MQELMSVAAITGALAIGAMSPGPTFVVVARTAAGVSRSHGFMTALGSGLGAGVFALLALLGLHAVLAAVPMAFWVLKIGGGCYLLYLAYQILRHARAPLAFDGKSGKKRGLTKTLLFGLLTQLANPKTAIVFAGVFSALLPAQISPWMYAVLPLCAFTVDTLWYLLVAFALSAEKPRQTYLRAKTAIDRTAGFVMTALGLKLLLGNS from the coding sequence ATGCAGGAATTAATGTCGGTTGCGGCGATAACGGGGGCGCTTGCCATAGGGGCCATGAGCCCGGGCCCTACCTTTGTGGTGGTGGCCCGCACTGCAGCTGGGGTGTCCCGCAGCCATGGCTTTATGACCGCTCTTGGCAGCGGCCTGGGCGCTGGCGTCTTCGCCCTGTTGGCGTTGTTGGGGCTGCACGCCGTGTTGGCTGCCGTGCCCATGGCCTTCTGGGTACTGAAAATTGGTGGCGGCTGTTACCTGCTCTACCTTGCCTATCAAATTTTGCGCCACGCCCGGGCGCCGCTGGCCTTTGACGGTAAAAGCGGTAAAAAGCGCGGTTTAACCAAAACCTTGCTGTTCGGGTTGCTGACTCAGCTAGCCAACCCCAAAACCGCCATCGTCTTTGCCGGGGTCTTCTCGGCCCTGCTGCCGGCCCAGATCTCTCCCTGGATGTACGCGGTGTTGCCCCTTTGCGCCTTTACCGTTGATACCCTCTGGTATTTGCTGGTGGCCTTCGCGCTCTCGGCTGAAAAGCCCCGCCAGACTTATCTTCGAGCCAAGACCGCTATCGACCGCACCGCAGGTTTCGTGATGACGGCGCTGGGGTTAAAGCTGTTACTGGGTAACAGCTGA
- a CDS encoding D-Ala-D-Ala carboxypeptidase family metallohydrolase has translation MSVPIPPPAGFLQAFFCEKLLGDLTNNFSRAEFACRCGCGLACVAPELVFLLQQVRDVLAVPIRVVESSRCECQDLRVGGAHGNRYRAGDAADIVAEGIELKLLADTARRVARQGWLVKEERQFVHIERDCESRPR, from the coding sequence GTGTCCGTTCCTATTCCACCGCCTGCAGGTTTTCTGCAGGCTTTTTTTTGCGAGAAACTTTTGGGCGATCTAACGAATAACTTCAGCCGAGCCGAGTTTGCATGCCGCTGCGGATGCGGTTTGGCTTGTGTGGCACCGGAGTTGGTGTTTTTGTTGCAACAGGTAAGGGATGTGCTGGCTGTACCTATTCGGGTAGTCGAAAGCAGCCGTTGTGAGTGTCAGGATCTGCGCGTGGGGGGAGCCCACGGTAATCGTTACCGAGCAGGAGACGCAGCCGACATCGTGGCTGAGGGCATCGAGTTGAAGCTTCTGGCCGATACGGCTCGGCGCGTTGCTAGGCAAGGCTGGCTGGTAAAGGAAGAACGCCAGTTTGTGCACATTGAACGCGATTGCGAGAGCCGTCCTCGTTAA